In Vibrio stylophorae, the genomic stretch AAGCAATTGAGTGGGATCAGCGCGCCGATTGGTACGCAACGCCCTATCACTGCGCACCGCTCAGCGAAGCGCAACTGGCTCGCTGGCAGCAGCCAGCAATGATTCCAGCACTGGCACTGGCGCCGGAAAACCCCTTTATTCCAGAACGCTTGTCACCACTGCCCATTGAAAAGCCGCAGTCCATTCCGCAACTGTTGGAAAATCGTCCCGGTTTTCGCCTCTGGCACAAACAAGACACCATCTTTAACGTACCAAAAGGGATTTTATTTGTCGCAATTGATAGCCCTGTAGCGGTTGCCTCGGTGGAAAACATCGTGCGCACACGCCTGTGTGTTGAGCTACTGATGGACGCGATTAATGAGTCCGCCTACCCTGCGGAAGTGGCGGGCATTAGCTATAACCTCTATGCCCATCAAGGCGGCGTCACCTTGCAACTTTCAGGCTTTAGCGAAAAGCAGCCCGAATTGCTGCAACTGATTATTCAGCGCTTTGTCACGCGTCATTTTAAAACGGAGCGTTTTGAGTCGATTAAAACTCAGCTCAAACGCAGCTGGACTAATGCCAGCCAAGAAAAACCCATCAGCCAGCTCTTTAACCAGCTGACTGGTATTTTGCAGCCCAACAACCCTTGCTATCCGGCACTGCTACGCGCCCTTGAGCAAGTAGAAGTGGATCAGCTCGGCCCCTTTGTTGATGCCATGCTCAAAGAGATTTTTGTTGAGGTCTTTGTTTACGGTAATTGGCATCGCGACCAAGCGCGCCATATCGCTCAGGATCTCAAAGAAGCGCTGCGAGTAGAGAATCAAAGCTATATCGAAACCGGTAAGCCGCTAGCAAAAATTCATGGTCGCGGCACCCTGATCCATCCATACAATGTGGATCATGAAGACTCTGCGGTGCTGGTTTACCACCAATCAGAAAGCACCAGTGCACAGGCCATTGCCACATTTTTGCTGACCAACCATTTGATGTCGGCCACCTTCTTCCATGAACTGCGTACCAAGCAGCAATTGGGTTATATGGTGGGGACTGGCAATTTACCACTCAACCAACATCCGGGGTTAATCTTCTATATTCAATCGCCGGTTGCTAGCCCGAAAGAACTGATGCAGGCCATCGATACCTTTATCAACCATTTGGCACTGTTGGTGATTGAGCTCAATGATGCGCAGTGGCAAGCCAGTAAAGCGGGATTGATAGCTCAAGTTGAAGCGCCAGATACCAACCTTCGCCAGCGTGGCCAGCGCTATTGGAACAGCATTGGTCTCAAAGATTGGCAATTTGATCAGCGCGAGCGTATCGCTAAAGCGCTGAAAAAAGTGCGCCGCGTCGATGTGATTCGCTTTGTGGTCAACGCGCTCAAACCGCGCACCGCTGATCGCATGGTATTGTGCAGTGTGGGCCATCGTCATCAAGGTGCCGATCCCTTTGATTTAGGCAGTCCAGTTGGGCCAGTGAAACCCTTTCATCAAGCCAACAGTAATCGCGACGATCGCTGATCCTGTATTCAATACAATTGAAAAGCCCTGTGACATCACAGGGCTTTTTCTTTCCTCTTCATTCCCCCACCAAAATCCTTAGAATCGAGCAAGATATTCAAGGAGATTTATCATGGTTACGGATTACCATCAGCGCCTACGTCCCGTCATTCGATATTTAGAGCAACACTTTTGCGATCTGCGCTCATTGGATGAAATTGCCGCCATGGCCAATCTATCTCCCTTTCATTTTCATCGCATTTTTAAAGCGGTAACCGGTGAGCCACTCAATGAATATTTGCGCCGCTTGCGCTTAGAAGCGGCAGCGCATCAGCTCTTTTACCAAAAACAGTCGGTCACAGAAGTGGCACTCAACGTTGGATTTTCTAGCAGCCAAAGTTTGGCCAAAGCGTTTCGTCTACGCTTTGGTATTTCGCCGAGTCAAATGCGCCACTGCGACCAAATGGAAACATTTACGGAAATGATGCGGCGCAGCAAGATTGGACACCAATTGCGCAAGGCCGGACACGCAGGGCACAGTACAAAGGACTATGCTGATTGGCGTCAATCCTCATTTCGGAGTACAAAGATGAAAATCGAAACATTTCCCGCAGGTTATTTAGCATTTATTCGAATCACGGGTCCCTATGGGCAAGGGTATGAGCCGGTCTGCAATCAGCTTTATGGCTATGCACAGCGACACAATCTGATGCAAGCACCTTGGCTATTTATCTACCACGATAATCCAGAGGTCACGCCATCGGAACGCTGTCGCACCGATGTCTGCATTTTACTGAGTGAAAAACCAGCAACAGAAGCTGGCATCGAGGTATGTGATTTTATGGGCGGTCGTTATGCCACCCATCGACAGCAAGTGGAAGCGCACGCTCAATATGCCGAAGGCTGGCAACAGTTAATTGGCGAGATCGTGGCGCAAAAATTGAGCTGTGACGAAAGCCGCCCCTGTTTTGAGCTATACCACAGTATGGATCCGCAAACAGGCGTCGCCGATGTGAGTTTTTGTAGCGCCATCTCTGAGTAGCCATTGGTTCACGTAAGCCACTTACGATGACCCAATACCAATACCAAGACACAAACAAAAAGCGCGGGCTCTATGAGTCCGCGCTTTTTGAATATTGTGAAATCGATATAAAACGGGCGATTAAAACCAGCGCTCTAAATCATGTTTATCCAGCTTTTTAAAAGCGCGCGATAAAATCTGCGCCAGCTCTTGATAGCGGGGCTCAGCTTTGAGCGGCTCAACAGCAATACCCTCTTGGGTAATGGTTTGATGCAGCTCGCGATACCAAGCAGCCAGTCCGGGTGGCAGCATGGTTTGGCTGCGACTGCCAAGCCACCATAACCCTTGCAATGGTAGGCTCAGGGCAAATAGTCCCGTAACCACAGCCTGAGGTAAACCCGGTTGGTTGGTGAGCACCATTTGTAATAGCACGCCAATCACGGCAATGGCTGGTGTCACACGCAACGCAAACTGCGTGGCACGAATCACCCGCCCTTCCGGAAACATTGGATTAAGCTCTTTTCGCTGTGGCCATAGGTTCATATAGCGTTGACCTTGACCAAATCGCTTGAGAAAACCACCTTGCTGCATTGGATCTCCCCCTTTCACACTGAATCATCCAATATAAACGAAATTGGCAAGTTAACGTCACAAATTATCAATGAATCGTTACTCATTAAGCCTAGTCGAAAAGGCCTTGACTATAGAAATTTGCGTCGTACAAAAGATAATCAAAAAATACGTTATATTGGCGAAATATTATTCGAAAAAAGGCTTACTTTTCATTCAAAAATTCTTGTAAATCATCAAATTTTGTTGCGGTAAACTTGACGCACATTAACCTTTTTTCAAATAATTTTTGTTATCTTACACACTAACCGTTATCCTACGCGCCTCCTTGATATTGCTTTAAAGCTTGCATTTTTGAAGCCCTCAAGGAGCAGGGAAGCCAGCAGTGAAACGAATTCACCCGCGTCTGCGGATAGCTCACTTTCTTGACTACGCTTAGCGATGAACTGGTGTTGTTATGCCATAGGTCGCTAGCCAATAACACTACTTTCTATAAATTAAAGAGATAATAGGTCAACACTTATGTCGAAGTTAGTTCTCGTTCTTAACTGCGGTAGTTCTTCTCTGAAGTTCGCAGTCGTCGATGCTCAAAACGGGGATGAGCACCTGTCTGGTCTTGCTGAATGCCTTCACCTACCTGAAGCACGCATCAAGTGGAAACTAGATGGTAAGCATGAAGCACAACTAGGCGATGGCGCAGCCCATGCAGAAGCATTGGCTTTCATCGTTGACACCATTCTTGCTTCTAAACCTGAACTAGGTCAAAACATCATGTCTGTTGGTCACCGCGTGGTTCACGGCGGTGAGAAATTTACCAAGTCAGTTCTGATTGACGATGTTGTCCTAAAAGGTATTGAAGACTGTGCAACACTTGCACCACTTCATAACCCTGCACACATCATCGGCATCAAAGCAGCACAAGCTGCATTCCCAGGCCTTGCGAACGTTGCTGTATTTGACACCGCGTTCCACCAAACCATGCCTGAAGAAGCGTACCTATACGCACTGCCATACAAGCTTTACAAAGATCATGCAATCCGTCGTTACGGCATGCACGGTACTTCTCACCTATACATCACCCGCGAAACTGCGGCACGTCTAGGTAAAGCTGAAAACGAATTGAACATCATCAACTGTCACCTAGGTAACGGTGCGTCTGTATGTGCGATCAAAAATGGTCAATCTGTAGACACTTCAATGGGTCTTACCCCACTTGAAGGTTTGGTGATGGGTACCCGTTGTGGTGATATCGATCCTGCAATCATCTTCCACCTTCATGACACCTTGGGGTATAGTGTTGAGCAAATCAACAACATGCTGACCAAAGAGTCTGGTCTGCAAGGTCTAACTGAGGTGACTTCTGACTGTCGTTTCGTTGAAGATAACTACGAAACTAAAGAAGAAGCAAAACGCGCAATGGACGTATTCTGCCACCGCCTAGCAAAATATGTTGCAGGCTACACTGCATCTCTTGAAGGTCGCTTGGATGCGATCGTATTCACCGGTGGTATCGGTGAAAACTCTGCACCAATCCGTGAGATGGTATTGAACCGTCTTGCAATCTTGGGTGTAGAAGTAGACAGCGAAGCGAACCTAAAAGCTCGTTTCGGCGGTGAAGGCGTGATCACCACTGATAACAGTCGCGTACCTGCGATGGTTGTATCAACCAATGAAGAACTCGTGATTGCACAAGATACTGCTCGTCTAGCAGTTTAAGTGTAAGCACAGATGGGGCGGCTGACTTAGGTCAGCCGCTCTTTTATAGGCATAGGTCGCCGTCGGTTGTGCGCCTCGGCCTTACCATGTTAAAGAGGAAACTAGAGTGTCCCGTACTATTATGCTTGTCCCAATCGGCGCTGGTGTTGGTTTAACCAGTGTGAGTTTGGGTGTGCTCCGTGCCATGGAACGCAAAGGCGTTCGTGTTTCATTCTTCAAGCCAATCGCGCAATCTCGCCAAGGTGGTACTCAACCTGACCTGACGTCTTCTATCGTGCGCGCTAGCAGCAACCTTACCGTTGCTGAATCATTCCCAATGGCTGAAGCTCGTGAGCTTATTCGTAACGACCAAGTTGATGTTCTTCTTGAGAACATTGTTGCGCGTTTCAAAGAATCAACCAAAGACAGCGAAGTTGCGCTGATCGAAGGTTTGGTGCCAACGCGTAAACATACCTTTGCTAACGAAATTAACTTCGAAATCGCCAAAACCCTTGATGCAGAAATCGTGTTCGTTGCCGTACCTGGCACCGATAGCCCTGCCATGCTTCAAGAGCGCATTGAGCTTGCATGTTCAAACTTCGGCGGTTTGAAAAACAAACAAATTTCTGGCGTGATCGTCAACAAGCTAAACGCACCTGTTGATGACGCAGGCCAAACTCGCCCAGACCTATCTGAAATCTTTGATGATGCAGATATGGCCAAAGTGGCAAACGCGGAAATGCCTCAACTTCTAAGCAACAGCCCTGTTCGTATTTTGGGTTGTGTGCCTTGGAGCATCGATCTCATCGCGACTCGCGCTGCTGATCTTGCGTCTCACCTTCACGCAGAAATCGTGAACAAAGGTGAACTTGAAACGCGCCGTATTAAGAGCATCACTTTCTGTGCACGCTCTATTCCAAACATGGTTGAACACTTCCGTCCAGACTCACTGCTTGTGACTTCTGCAGACCGTCCAGACGTGATCGTTGCAGCATGTCTTGCAGCGATGAACGGTGTGAAAATCGGTGCCATCCTGCTGACTGGCGGCTACGAAATTCCACAGCAAATCCTTGATCTTTGTAAAGATGCATTTGCCACTGGTTTGCCTGTATTCAGCGCACCTGGCAACACTTGGCAGACCTCTTTGGCACTGCAAAGCTTCAACCTAGAAGTACCAGCAGACGATAAAGAGCGCATCGAGTTCGTATACGATCACGTTGCAAGCCATATCGATGCACAATGGGTTGAGTCTATGCTTGAAGGCGCTGTACGTTCAGCTCGCCTAAGCCCACCAGCATTCCGTTACCAGTTGACCGAATTTGCACGCCGCGCGAACAAGCGCATCGTGCTACCAGAAGGTGATGAGCCACGTACCGTGAAAGCGGCTGCAATCTGTGCTGAGCGCGGTATTGCGGAATGTGTGCTTTTGGGTAACCCAGAAGAGATCAAACGTGTTGCAGCGCAACAAGGCGTTGAGCTTGGCGCTGGCGTAACCATCATCGATGCTGATTCAGTTCGTGAGAACTATGTGGCTCGTTTGGTTGAGCTACGTGGCGCGAAAGGTATGACTGAAGTCGTGGCTCGCGAGAAACTACAAGACTCAGTATTCCTTGGCACCATGATGCTTGAAAATGATGAAGTTGATGGCTTGGTTTCAGGTGCTGTGCATACCACTGCAAACACCATCGTTCCACCATTCCAAATCATCAAAACAGCACCAAGCGCGTCAATCGTATCTTCAGTCTTCTTCATGCTACTGCCTGATCAAGTACTGGTTTACGGTGACTGTGCGATCAACCCAGATCCAGATGCAGGCCAATTGGCTGAGATTGCAATCCAATCTGCTGATTCTGCGGCTGCCTTTGGTATCGAACCACGCGTTGCGATGATCTCTTACTCAACTGGTGAGTCAGGTAAGGGTGCAGACGTTGATAAAGTACGTGAAGCTACACGTATCGCTCAAGAGAAACGTCCTGATTTGATCATCGACGGTCCACTTCAGTACGACGCTGCAATCATGGAAAACGTTGCTGCTTCTAAAGCACCAAACTCTCCTGTTGCTGGTAAAGCTACTGTATTCGTATTCCCAGATCTAAACACCGGTAATACCACATACAAAGCAGTACAACGCTCGGCTGATCTCGTATCAATCGGTCCAATGCTGCAAGGCATGCGTAAGCCTGTGAACGACTTGTCTCGTGGTGCTTTGGTTGACGATATCGTCTACACCATCGCATTGACTGCGATCCAAGCGGATCAACAAAACGCTTAAGACAGACCCTATCTGTTGAAAAAGCCGCTCACTTGAGCGGCTTTTTTTATTTTCAGCACACATCATGGCAATGCTCAGCGTGCACAATTCCCATATTCAGTCACTATTGGCTGTGATAGGGTAACCCCTAGCGCAAGAGGCGCAGTTTGAATTCTGTTGTTCATGGATGATACAAATGTCTGAATGGTTGGCCCTTGGCCTGTTATTGCTTGGCGCGATCCTCGCCAATTTACTCTCTTCTCTTTCTGGCGGCGGTGCGGGCCTTGTTCAATTTCCCCTATTGCTGCTGTTAGGACTGCCCTTTTCAACAGCGCTTGCCACCCACAAAGTAGCCAGTGTGGCGCTTGGTATTGGCGCGACGCTCAAGCATTATCGTGCCGGTACCATTGATTGGCCCATTACCCTTTATGTCACGGTTGCAGGCACACTTGGGGTGATCATTGGCGCTAAGGTGATTTTATTTGTACCCAGTGAGATCGCCACCCGCGCATTGGGCGCACTGATTTTTTCGCTCGGCTGTTACTCCTTGCTGAAAAAAGATCTCGGTATGACGCCCGCACCCAAACACCGGAACCCTTTTGGACTAATCATGGGCGGACTTGGCCTTGCCAGTATTGGCATTCTCAACGGCTCGCTGACTGCGGGCACTGGGCTTTTTGTCACCCTCTTTCTCATTCACTGGTTTGGTTTTGCTTATCAGCAAGCGGTGGCAATTACGCTGGTCAGTGTCGGCCTGTGTTGGAACGGTATTGGCGGCCTCACCTTGGTCTATCTCAATGCCCCCATCTACTGGCCATGGCTGGCGATTTTACTGCTCGGCTCCTTTATTGGCGGCTATGCCGGCGCACACTTAGCGACCACCCATAGCAACAAACTCATTAAGCGCTGTTTTGTCACCCTCACCCTATTCATTGGTGCCAAACTCCTACTCGGGCTTTAAGTGCAAGCTAGCAATACAGCCCCCCAAATAAGCGACAAAGGAATGGATATGACGGATCAACACCCCCAGCAAGATCGCAACAAAGCGACTATCGATATCTACTACTGCCGTCAATGTAATTGGATGCTGCGCGCCACTTGGCTCAGCCAAGAGCTGCTACACAGCTTTAGTGAAGAGCTTCATTGCGTCAGCTTACATCCTGACACGGGTGGCTACTTTGAGATTTTCTGCAATGGCATCTCCATTTGGGAGCGCAAAAGAGATGGCGGCTTTCCTGAAGCCAAAGTGCTGAAACAGCGCGTGCGCGATCTTATCGCCCCTGATCGCGACCTAGGCCATAGCGATCGCACGCCAGTCTAATACTCACCAATGGATTCAAGCCAATGGATTCGAGCCCAAATAACGGCCACAAAAAAACGCAGCCTTGGCTGCGTTTTTTTATCACGACTTTTGCATGCACAATTTAGAGCGCGCCACTGACAATGGTATCGCCAGCAAAACTCATCACTGTAAATTGGCCATCTTGATACAACCCATAACTTGGCGCATAACCGCCCTTCGGGATCGTGGTCGAGCCGGGGTTAAAGATAAATTGCTCGCCCTGATACTGAGCCACGGGAATATGAGTATGACCATGCACCAAAGCATCGCCAGCGCGCATCGGCGGGCGTTTATCAGCATGATACAAATGGCCATGGGTCAAAAAGAGCCGACGCCCCTCTGGCAGCAATACCCAGTGGTGATCGCCCATCATGGGAAAGTGCAGCAACATTTGGTCTACTTCGCTATCGCAATTGCCACGCAGCGCAATAATTCGGTCAGCATAGGTGTTGAGTAATTCCGCCACTTGCGCCGGTGCATAATGCGCAGGCACCGCATTACGAGGGCCGTGATTCAGCAAATCACCAAGTAAAATTAAATGCTCAGCGCCGCTTTGTTCAAAAGCATTGAGCATGGTTTGAGTACTGGCCAAACAACCGTGCAGATCGGACGCAAAAAATAGTTTCATCAGCCTATCCTGTATCATGGATGGGAAAAGCCGCTATTTTACGGCTGGGGTCGCAGCATTGCTACCCTTTACCCATTGCCAAATCAGGTCTAGCTTCTTAGGCTAGAGATAACAACTTTTCGCTCAATAAGGATGTCCCGATGCGCGTGTTACTGACAGGTGGAACTGGATTTATCGGCAAGCATTTAAGCCGCTATCTCAATCAAGCACACCTCACTGTGGTCAGCCGTAATCCGACCCGCGCCAACGAACTTTTGGGCGACAACATTCAAATCATCTCCAGTCTTGAAGCGCTGCGCCATCTCAACGATTTTGATGCCGTCATCAATCTTGCCGGCGAGCCCATTGTCGATAAACGCTGGACCAAGGCGCAAAAACGCAAAATTTGCCAAAGCCGATGGAAAATGACCCGTGAGCTGGTCACCCTATTTAAAATGTCCACCCAGCCACCCAAGGTGTTTTTAAGTGGCTCTGCCATTGGTATTTATGGCGACCAAGCATGCCGAAAAATTGATGAAAGCTGGCATGATTTTCACCCCGGATTTACCCATGATGTATGCGCCGAATGGGAGCGTATTGCGCTCTCTCTTGAAGGCGTCACCCGCGTTTGCCTGCTTCGCACTGGCGTCGTTTTAGGCGCAAAAGCGGGCATGCTGAAAAAGCTACTGCCCGTCTTTAAACTTGGCTTAGGCGGGCCCATTGGTCGCGGCGAGCAGTTTCTCTCATGGATTCATATTGAAGATATGACCCGCGCCATTTTGTATCTACTCAATCATGACGCGTGCCACGGGGTATACAACCTCACCGCGCCCAATCCGGTCACCAACTTGGAATTTAGCGCCGCCCTTGCACAAGCGATGCATCGCCCGCTGATTTTTCGCACCCCTGCATGGACCATGAAACTAGCGCTGGGCGAAGCCTCAAGCCTCGTGCTTGATAGCCAACGCATCTACCCCAAACGCTTAGAGCAAAGCGGCTTTCACTTTCACCATCCCCAGCTATCCCCCGCGCTCAATCACCTATTGAGTCATGAGACCTGTTAGGCCAGGGCCTTCGATAAGCAATTCATCGAAGCCACTTATTTAGCAATTCAATATTCAGAGATAACCGGCCAATACAATTTCGCCTGCTCAAACATGGCTGATCTCGCAACAGTTTCGCGGTCAATCAAAGAAACGTCGGTAGCGAAAAGCCGACCTGACGCCTAATGCACTGTGATGTGATTGATAGACTCTTTCAACATAAAACAGCTAAAATACGCCCTCGCGGCTGCACATGAATTCCAGTCAACTTTAGAGAAAATACGATGATTGTAGAAAATGTGCTTCCTGAAAATTACGCAGAAATGCTGCGTGTTTGGGAAAACTCAGTCCGAGCAACTCATGACTTCATTACAGAAGAAGATATTGAGTTTTTTAAACCCATTATCATTGAGCAGGCTTTTCCTGCTGTCACCTTAAGATGTGTGAAAAATGACAGTGGTTCAATTTTAGGTTTTGTGGGTATTAACGACGCAAAGATTGAAATGCTGTTCATCTTAAACGAGGCAAGAGGACAAGGTATTGGTAAGGTACTACTGCAATATGCAATAGAGCAGTTAGGCGCAACCAAAGTCGATGTAAACGAGCAAAACCCAAAAGCAGTCGGCTTCTACGAGCATATGGGTTTTCAAGTTATTTCTCGCTCACCACTTGATGATCTGGGAAAACCTTTTCCAATTCTGCATATGACACTTTAAAGCTCGGTTTGTCGTAACCAGTTTGCCAGAAGAAACGCCCAAAGCTAATAACTTTGGGCGTTTCCGTATTCAACAAAAATCACATCGCAAAGCATTGCAGACTGATTCCTAACGCTTGCCATTCTCAGCTTACTTTGAGTTCAGAGATTATGTCACAATGGGTAAAGCGGCTAGCCTTGTTAACGCCTTAATTTAGCGTTTAAATTCGAGAAACCAGCACCTACACATGGAAGCTCACCAATGATACTCCCCACGGATTTATACCAAAGCGACGCCTTTCGCCTTGCCATAAGCGAGTGCCAACTTTTTCGGCTGAAATATCCGCAAGGGGGTCAATGCAATGATGGTTTTGCGCTGCTAGGTGAGCTTACATTTGTTGATGGCGCCGCGCTTTTAAAAGCCTTAGATACTTTGCAAGTGACCTATCACATCCATCGCGAAAAACCACCGATTTGGAGCCCGCCACCGCTGACTGTTGACGCTGAACAAATCTGGATCACCTATGCGCGATCCTGCGTTTGTTTGGGCTATCAGACACAGATCAAAATCAACACATCTATCCCTTCACTTGAATTCAATTTTAACGCTAAGAGTTGGTACGAGGTGACTTTGGATGATGTGAAAAGAGCGGTTTCCTTTGAGAAGATGCTGCGCTCACTTGGACTGCTTTGAACAAAAATAGCGCAAAACAGTTCACTGACTGATGCCAAGTTCTCTTTTTTGCCCCGTTCATTTTACTGCTAAGTGATTTTGATGCATTATGCTAGCTATAAGTGATTGTTAAATATGTGATTTATAATCAAATAGCTTAGGTGTAATATGAAAGATGTAGAACAATTTAAAACATCACTAGGCATTGAGCTCGCCAACTACTTCACCGCACAATTACCTTTCTTTGCTGACCACGAAATTAGAATTCTCGATTTTGAGTTATATCCATGGCACGACGGGCAATTGCTGATTAACTTTTTGGTGACGGGTG encodes the following:
- a CDS encoding insulinase family protein — encoded protein: MLQSPNDQKAYQTLTLANGLRTILVHDPEAPRAAAALCINVGHFDDPKDRHGMAHFLEHMLFLGTEKYPIAGDFQKFINRHGGNNNAWTGTEHTCFFFDVQPGMAFDEALDRFSQFFIAPLFIPELVEKERQSVESEYQLKKQDDVRRLMQVQKQTINPDHPFAKFSVGNAETLADDANQADGNIRQELLAFYQQHYSSHLMTLAVISPEPLEHQYRQVQPLFEAIERKAIEKAPITTPILRPQDNQIAIYVQPIKDIRKLTLSFDLPDLSHLYRSKPLSYIAHLLGDEGPGSLMAYLKKQGWITALSAGGGLSGSNFREFSISVALTEEGLSQTDTIAEACFAYLQLIRERGIDAWRYQEKHAVMEMAFRYQEPTKPLDTVSYLATNLHHYAPEDVIYGDYVMNEFNAEQVRSLLDKLTPNNMRLTLVTREPKQAIEWDQRADWYATPYHCAPLSEAQLARWQQPAMIPALALAPENPFIPERLSPLPIEKPQSIPQLLENRPGFRLWHKQDTIFNVPKGILFVAIDSPVAVASVENIVRTRLCVELLMDAINESAYPAEVAGISYNLYAHQGGVTLQLSGFSEKQPELLQLIIQRFVTRHFKTERFESIKTQLKRSWTNASQEKPISQLFNQLTGILQPNNPCYPALLRALEQVEVDQLGPFVDAMLKEIFVEVFVYGNWHRDQARHIAQDLKEALRVENQSYIETGKPLAKIHGRGTLIHPYNVDHEDSAVLVYHQSESTSAQAIATFLLTNHLMSATFFHELRTKQQLGYMVGTGNLPLNQHPGLIFYIQSPVASPKELMQAIDTFINHLALLVIELNDAQWQASKAGLIAQVEAPDTNLRQRGQRYWNSIGLKDWQFDQRERIAKALKKVRRVDVIRFVVNALKPRTADRMVLCSVGHRHQGADPFDLGSPVGPVKPFHQANSNRDDR
- a CDS encoding AraC family transcriptional regulator, coding for MVTDYHQRLRPVIRYLEQHFCDLRSLDEIAAMANLSPFHFHRIFKAVTGEPLNEYLRRLRLEAAAHQLFYQKQSVTEVALNVGFSSSQSLAKAFRLRFGISPSQMRHCDQMETFTEMMRRSKIGHQLRKAGHAGHSTKDYADWRQSSFRSTKMKIETFPAGYLAFIRITGPYGQGYEPVCNQLYGYAQRHNLMQAPWLFIYHDNPEVTPSERCRTDVCILLSEKPATEAGIEVCDFMGGRYATHRQQVEAHAQYAEGWQQLIGEIVAQKLSCDESRPCFELYHSMDPQTGVADVSFCSAISE
- the yfbV gene encoding terminus macrodomain insulation protein YfbV, which gives rise to MQQGGFLKRFGQGQRYMNLWPQRKELNPMFPEGRVIRATQFALRVTPAIAVIGVLLQMVLTNQPGLPQAVVTGLFALSLPLQGLWWLGSRSQTMLPPGLAAWYRELHQTITQEGIAVEPLKAEPRYQELAQILSRAFKKLDKHDLERWF
- a CDS encoding acetate kinase, producing MSKLVLVLNCGSSSLKFAVVDAQNGDEHLSGLAECLHLPEARIKWKLDGKHEAQLGDGAAHAEALAFIVDTILASKPELGQNIMSVGHRVVHGGEKFTKSVLIDDVVLKGIEDCATLAPLHNPAHIIGIKAAQAAFPGLANVAVFDTAFHQTMPEEAYLYALPYKLYKDHAIRRYGMHGTSHLYITRETAARLGKAENELNIINCHLGNGASVCAIKNGQSVDTSMGLTPLEGLVMGTRCGDIDPAIIFHLHDTLGYSVEQINNMLTKESGLQGLTEVTSDCRFVEDNYETKEEAKRAMDVFCHRLAKYVAGYTASLEGRLDAIVFTGGIGENSAPIREMVLNRLAILGVEVDSEANLKARFGGEGVITTDNSRVPAMVVSTNEELVIAQDTARLAV
- the pta gene encoding phosphate acetyltransferase, whose protein sequence is MSRTIMLVPIGAGVGLTSVSLGVLRAMERKGVRVSFFKPIAQSRQGGTQPDLTSSIVRASSNLTVAESFPMAEARELIRNDQVDVLLENIVARFKESTKDSEVALIEGLVPTRKHTFANEINFEIAKTLDAEIVFVAVPGTDSPAMLQERIELACSNFGGLKNKQISGVIVNKLNAPVDDAGQTRPDLSEIFDDADMAKVANAEMPQLLSNSPVRILGCVPWSIDLIATRAADLASHLHAEIVNKGELETRRIKSITFCARSIPNMVEHFRPDSLLVTSADRPDVIVAACLAAMNGVKIGAILLTGGYEIPQQILDLCKDAFATGLPVFSAPGNTWQTSLALQSFNLEVPADDKERIEFVYDHVASHIDAQWVESMLEGAVRSARLSPPAFRYQLTEFARRANKRIVLPEGDEPRTVKAAAICAERGIAECVLLGNPEEIKRVAAQQGVELGAGVTIIDADSVRENYVARLVELRGAKGMTEVVAREKLQDSVFLGTMMLENDEVDGLVSGAVHTTANTIVPPFQIIKTAPSASIVSSVFFMLLPDQVLVYGDCAINPDPDAGQLAEIAIQSADSAAAFGIEPRVAMISYSTGESGKGADVDKVREATRIAQEKRPDLIIDGPLQYDAAIMENVAASKAPNSPVAGKATVFVFPDLNTGNTTYKAVQRSADLVSIGPMLQGMRKPVNDLSRGALVDDIVYTIALTAIQADQQNA
- a CDS encoding sulfite exporter TauE/SafE family protein; the encoded protein is MSEWLALGLLLLGAILANLLSSLSGGGAGLVQFPLLLLLGLPFSTALATHKVASVALGIGATLKHYRAGTIDWPITLYVTVAGTLGVIIGAKVILFVPSEIATRALGALIFSLGCYSLLKKDLGMTPAPKHRNPFGLIMGGLGLASIGILNGSLTAGTGLFVTLFLIHWFGFAYQQAVAITLVSVGLCWNGIGGLTLVYLNAPIYWPWLAILLLGSFIGGYAGAHLATTHSNKLIKRCFVTLTLFIGAKLLLGL
- a CDS encoding SelT/SelW/SelH family protein encodes the protein MTDQHPQQDRNKATIDIYYCRQCNWMLRATWLSQELLHSFSEELHCVSLHPDTGGYFEIFCNGISIWERKRDGGFPEAKVLKQRVRDLIAPDRDLGHSDRTPV
- the yfcE gene encoding phosphodiesterase, with the protein product MKLFFASDLHGCLASTQTMLNAFEQSGAEHLILLGDLLNHGPRNAVPAHYAPAQVAELLNTYADRIIALRGNCDSEVDQMLLHFPMMGDHHWVLLPEGRRLFLTHGHLYHADKRPPMRAGDALVHGHTHIPVAQYQGEQFIFNPGSTTIPKGGYAPSYGLYQDGQFTVMSFAGDTIVSGAL
- a CDS encoding TIGR01777 family oxidoreductase, coding for MRVLLTGGTGFIGKHLSRYLNQAHLTVVSRNPTRANELLGDNIQIISSLEALRHLNDFDAVINLAGEPIVDKRWTKAQKRKICQSRWKMTRELVTLFKMSTQPPKVFLSGSAIGIYGDQACRKIDESWHDFHPGFTHDVCAEWERIALSLEGVTRVCLLRTGVVLGAKAGMLKKLLPVFKLGLGGPIGRGEQFLSWIHIEDMTRAILYLLNHDACHGVYNLTAPNPVTNLEFSAALAQAMHRPLIFRTPAWTMKLALGEASSLVLDSQRIYPKRLEQSGFHFHHPQLSPALNHLLSHETC
- a CDS encoding GNAT family N-acetyltransferase, whose product is MIVENVLPENYAEMLRVWENSVRATHDFITEEDIEFFKPIIIEQAFPAVTLRCVKNDSGSILGFVGINDAKIEMLFILNEARGQGIGKVLLQYAIEQLGATKVDVNEQNPKAVGFYEHMGFQVISRSPLDDLGKPFPILHMTL